A window of the Scleropages formosus chromosome 5, fSclFor1.1, whole genome shotgun sequence genome harbors these coding sequences:
- the lingo1a gene encoding leucine-rich repeat and immunoglobulin-like domain-containing nogo receptor-interacting protein 1, with protein sequence MVAGEASGHSYLVACWQPILILMLGTVLSGSATGCPSRCECNAQERSVVCHRRKLMAVPEGIPSETRLLDLSKNRIKTINPDEFVSFPQLEELELNENTISAIEPGAFNNLYGLRTLGLRSNKLKLIPLGVFTGLSNLTHLDISENKIVILLDYMFQDLYNLRSLEVGDNDLVFISHRAFHGLSSLEHLTLEKCNLTLVPTEAFTHLHSLISLKLRHLNINSIRDYSFKRLYRLKVLEIANWPFLDTMTSNSLYGLNLTSLTITNGNLTSIPYVALRHLVYLRFLNLSYNPIAIIEGNKLHDLLRLQEFHLVGGRLISIEPYAFRGLNYLKILNVSSNFLTTLEESVFHSVGNLETLALYDNPLACDCRLLWVFRRRWRLNFNKQQPTCASPEFVQGKEFKDFPDVLQPNYFTCRKSRIKDHKAQQKFVDEGTTVHFVCQADGDPTPAIMWLSPRKQYITTKTIGRLTVFPDGTLEVRYAQIQDNGTYVCIASNAGGNDTVLAHLHVHSYSPDWPHQPNKTFAFISNQPNENGANGTRATAPFPFDIKTLIIATTMGFISFLGVVLFCLVLLFLWSRGKGNTKHNIEIEYVPRKSDAGISSTAADAPRKFNMKMI encoded by the coding sequence ATGGTGGCCGGGGAGGCGAGCGGACACAGCTACCTGGTGGCCTGCTGGCAGCCCATCCTCATCCTGATGCTGGGCACGGTGCTGTCAGGCTCCGCCACAGGCTGTCCCTCCCGCTGTGAGTGCAATGCCCAGGAACGCTCAGTGGTGTGCCACCGCAGGAAGCTCATGGCGGTTCCTGAGGGCATCCCATCCGAAACACGACTGCTGGACCTCAGCAAAAACCGTATCAAGACCATCAATCCAGACGAGTTTGTCAGCTTCCCCCAACTGGAAGAGCTGGAGCTGAACGAGAACACCATCTCGGCCATCGAGCCCGGGGCCTTCAACAACCTGTACGGCTTGAGGACGTTGGGCCTGCGCAGCAACAAGCTGAAGCTCATCCCATTAGGCGTCTTTACAGGCTTGAGCAACCTTACCCATCTGgacatcagtgaaaacaagatTGTCATCCTTCTGGACTACATGTTCCAGGACCTCTATAACCTGAGGTCCCTGGAGGTGGGTGACAATGACCTAGTCTTTATCTCCCATCGCGCCTTCCATGGCCTCAGCAGCTTGGAGCACCTTACACTGGAGAAGTGCAACCTAACCTTGGTACCCACCGAGGCCTTCACTCACCTCCACAGCCTGATTTCCCTCAAGCTGCGGCACCTTAACATCAACAGCATCAGGGACTACTCCTTCAAGAGGTTGTACCGACTCAAAGTGCTGGAGATAGCCAACTGGCCCTTTCTAGACACAATGACCTCCAATTCACTCTATGGGCTCAACCTCACATCGTTGACGATCACTAACGGAAACCTGACAAGCATTCCTTACGTGGCTCTTCGGCATCTTGTATATTTGCGCTTCCTGAACCTGTCCTATAATCCCATTGCCATCATAGAAGGTAACAAGCTCCATGACTTGTTGAGACTTCAGGAATTTCACCTAGTTGGAGGCAGGTTAATTTCCATTGAGCCCTACGCATTCCGGGGTCTTAACTATCTTAAAATTCTCAACGTCTCCAGTAATTTCCTGACTACCTTGGAAGAGTCTGTCTTTCACTCTGTGGGCAACCTGGAGACCCTAGCCCTGTACGACAATCCGCTCGCCTGTGACTGCCGCCTATTGTGGGTCTTCCGCCGCCGCTGGAGACTGAACTTCAACAAGCAGCAGCCTACCTGTGCCTCACCGGAATTTGTGCAAGGCAAAGAGTTCAAGGATTTCCCAGATGTTCTCCAGCCCAACTACTTCACCTGCCGCAAGTCCAGGATCAAAGATCACAAGGCCCAGCAGAAATTTGTGGATGAAGGGACTACTGTTCACTTTGTGTGCCAGGCAGATGGTGATCCCACTCCGGCCATCATGTGGCTGTCCCCTCGGAAACAGTACATCACTACCAAAACCATTGGACGACTGACTGTGTTTCCCGATGGCACCTTGGAGGTGCGCTATGCTCAGATCCAGGATAACGGTACATACGTGTGCATCGCCAGCAACGCAGGGGGCAATGACACTGTACTTGCTCACCTGCACGTACACAGCTACTCACCCGACTGGCCTCACCAGCCCAACAAAACTTTTGCCTTCATCTCCAACCAGCCCAATGAGAATGGTGCCAATGGGACCAGGGCCACAGCCCCATTCCCATTTGACATAAAGACCTTGATCATCGCCACCACCATGGGCTTTATCTCATTTCTGGGCGTCGTCCTGTTCTGCCTCGTGCTCCTTTTCCTGTGGAGCCGCGGAAAGGGCAACACGAAGCACAACATCGAGATTGAGTATGTGCCCCGCAAATCAGATGCTGGTAtaagcagcactgctgcagaTGCCCCCAGGAAGTTCAACATGAAAATGATATGA